A single region of the Drosophila miranda strain MSH22 chromosome 2, D.miranda_PacBio2.1, whole genome shotgun sequence genome encodes:
- the LOC108155048 gene encoding carboxypeptidase N subunit 2 translates to MWLSLSLLLSLVVAWWLPLATPEPSSPSGATGGQLRRLWLQDHCHAGICTNVQIGRSDYVILSQAPIPNQLMLTFINSSIAKIPHLLFDTFPDLQMLRMENCSLETFEKPQFEGASNLMSLFLGLNRLKDIPKNIFLGADNLATLHLHGNQLKHLSNHSLHALKELKELSLADNIIEQLPLGLFGGMRKLMDLNLAGNRLTALPRGIFDKNLNLTRINLARNRFTAFESELLKLQPRLSLLDISGNIIQELTLNFSLLELAVAHSCDLRRLTVYGIVRELDLHNNSLRELPHIPQAVNVTSLDLSQNPLGNLQGNPLRRFTALLRLNLSTTNAHELPEGLLKKQTSLQMLDISGNLMYSLKITLFDSLKALQYFYFQQNNWNCDFLQLLMSSFVKRKDLSFMEDITAPELVDDYVDGIACWYESDKTSKKCDASSSDAAMELSVVRNEIKAFTEVVEKKFIKVYRMLEEMKMKL, encoded by the coding sequence atgtggctgtcgctgtcgctgctgctgtcgcttgTGGTGGCCTGGTGGCTGCCACTGGCGACCCCAGAGCCTTCCTCGCCATCGGGGGCCACGGGGGGACAGCTGCGTCGCCTGTGGCTGCAGGATCACTGCCATGCGGGCATCTGCACGAACGTGCAGATCGGGCGCAGTGATTATGTGATTCTGTCGCAGGCCCCGATCCCCAATCAACTGATGCTGACGTTCATCAACTCGAGCATCGCCAAGATACCGCATCTGCTGTTCGACACGTTTCCGGATCTGCAGATGCTCCGCATGGAGAACTGCTCGCTGGAGACATTCGAGAAGCCGCAGTTCGAGGGCGCCAGCAACCTGATGAGCCTCTTTCTGGGCCTCAATCGTCTCAAGGATATACCCAAGAATATATTCCTGGGAGCGGATAACCTGGCCACGCTGCATCTCCATGGGAACCAGCTGAAGCATCTGTCGAATCACAGTCTCCATGCCCTGAAGGAGCTGAAGGAGCTCTCCCTGGCAGACAACATCATCGAGCAGCTGCCCCTGGGGCTCTTTGGGGGAATGCGAAAGCTGATGGACCTCAATCTGGCTGGGAATCGTTTGACGGCCCTACCGCGCGGCATCTTTGACAAGAACTTGAATCTAACGCGAATCAATCTGGCTCGAAATCGTTTCACGGCCTTCGAATCggagctgctgaagctgcagCCGCGTCTGTCGCTCCTCGACATCTCTGGGAACATCATCCAAGAGTTGACGCTGAACTTCAGTCTCCTGGAGCTGGCCGTGGCCCACAGCTGCGATCTGAGGCGACTGACGGTCTACGGGATAGTGCGAGAGCTCGATTTGCACAACAATTCGCTGCGGGAACTGCCCCACATACCGCAGGCCGTCAACGTCACGAGCTTGGATTTGTCGCAGAATCCCCTGGGGAATCTTCAAGGGAATCCCCTGAGGCGCTTCACGGCCCTGCTGCGCCTCAATCTGTCGACCACCAATGCCCATGAGCTGCCCGAGGGCCTCCTCAAGAAGCAGACGAGTCTCCAGATGCTGGACATATCAGGCAATTTGATGTACTCGCTGAAGATCACCCTCTTCGATAGTCTGAAGGCCCTGCAGTATTTCTACTTTCAGCAGAACAACTGGAACTGCGATTTCCTGCAGCTCTTGATGAGTTCCTTTGTCAAGCGCAAGGATCTCTCCTTCATGGAGGACATCACGGCCCCCGAGCTGGTCGACGATTATGTCGATGGCATTGCCTGTTGGTACGAGAGCGATAAAACATCCAAAAAGTGCGATGCCAGCAGCTCCGATGCGGCCATGGAGCTATCTGTAGTACGGAATGAGATCAAGGCCTTCACGGAGGTGGTCGAAAAGAAGTTCATCAAGGTCTATCGAATGTTGGAGGAGATGAAAATGAAGCTATAA
- the LOC108155049 gene encoding collagen alpha-1(XVII) chain, whose protein sequence is MKPSVQIFVLLCLSCALIDARLSGLRRVHGSGRSALEEPQIVIFSSQGEPIKRSDDEEVTFQEPQIIEAETEAEKDSRKVPDYLYSNSMPLVNDQNVKYVVPQVAAYPVAYGPSIVTNRNGIQSQNQNRINPGLSYVMVPRVQLGFNLQGQSGFNWPNVNLLNPSSVGDSAAEKEEPLGPTAYIPIPVPGPPGPPGPPGPPGMRGPAGPTGPRGHRGPPGESQPQKPSQNTPQSIWYTQTSSNHNNNNKPQYSEHFSNGYQS, encoded by the exons ATGAAGCCAAGTGTGCAAATATTCG TTCTTTTGTGCCTCTCCTGTGCCCTGATCGATGCCCGTCTTTCGGGTCTGCGCCGTGTCCATGGCTCTGGTCGCAGTGCCCTGGAGGAGCCACAGATTGTGATTTTCTCCTCCCAGGGAGAGCCCATCAAGCGATCAGACGACGAAGAAGTCACCTTCCAGGAGCCACAAATCATCGAAGCCGAAACCGAGGCAGAGAAAGACAGTCGCAAGGTCCCCGACTATCTGTACTCCAATTCCATGCCGCTGGTCAACGATCAGAATGTCAAGTATGTGGTGCCCCAAGTGGCCGCCTATCCGGTGGCCTATGGCCCCTCCATCGTCACCAATCGCAACGGCATACAGAGCCAGAACCAAAACCGCATCAATCCGGGTCTGTCTTATGTGATGGTGCCACGTGTCCAGCTCGGGTTCAATCTCCAAGGACAATCGGGCTTCAATTGGCCCAACGTGAATCTCCTGAATCCCTCTTCGGTTGGCGATTCTGCTGCTGAGAAGGAGGAACCTTTGGGTCCCACTGCATACATTCCCATTCCAGTGCCCGGGCCACCCGGTCCCCCGGGGCCGCCCGGCCCGCCCGGCATGCGTGGCCCGGCCGGACCCACGGGTCCGCGTGGTCACCGAGGCCCCCCGGGCGAATCTCAGCCCCAGAAGCCCTCCCAGAATACCCCGCAGAGCATTTGGTATACGCAGACGAGCAGcaatcataataataataataagccGCAATATTCTGAACACTTTTCGAATGGTTATCAAAGTTAA